The segment GACGTGCTGGCCGGTGCCGTTGTCTCGGTGGCGCTAATCCCGGAAGCGACGGCCTTCTCGCTGCTGGCCGGTCTGTCGCCCACGATCGGTCTGCACACCGCGTTTATCCTCGGGCTGGTCACCGCCTTCTTTGGCGGTAAGCCGGGCATGATTTCAGGCGCAGCCGGATCGATAATCGTTGTACTGATCGGTCTGATCCAAACCCATGGCTATCAGTATGTGCTGCTGGCAACGATTTTCGCCGGTGTTATCCAGCTGGCAATTGGTCTGTTCCGGCTGGGCAAGTTTATCCGGCTGGTGCCGCAGCCCGCGATTTACGGTTTCGTGAACGGGCTGGCGATTGTTATCGCTCTGGCGCAAATCCCGATGATTAAACATCAGGGACCCGTGATGTACGGCCTGGTCGCGCTGGCGATGCTGATTGTCTGGCTGTTTCCAAAGTTCACCCGCGTCATCCCCGGTTCGCTGGCCGCGCTGATCGCTATCAGCGCCATTGCCATCGGTTTTGGCCTGGATACGAAACGCGTTGGAGATCTGGCCGATATCTCCGGCACGCTGCCTTTTTTCCACCTGCCGGAGGCACCGCTGAGCTGGGCCACGCTAAAAGTGGTGCTGCCCTATTCGGTGATTATTGCGCTGGTGGGGTTGATTGAGTCGCTGCTGACCCTCGCGGTACTGGACGATATGGGCAGTAAAAAGGGCAACGGTAACCGGGAGTGCGTCGCACAGGGCATTGGCAATACCCTTTGCGGCTTCTTCGGCAGCTTCGCCGGCTGTGCGATGATCGGTCAGTCGATTATTAACTTTACCTCCGGCGGTCGCGGACGGATTTCCAATCTGGTTGGGGCCGTTCTGCTGATCCTGTTTGTTATCAGCCTGTCGAAATATATCGCGCTGCTGCCGGTGGCCGCGCTGGCGGGTATTATGTTTGTGGTCTGCATCAATACCTTTGAATGGACATCGCTGCGTCGCCTTAAGCGCATGCCAAAGCCGGACGCGGTGATTATGGTGGCCGTTACCCTGGTGACCATCTATACCGACCTGGCCATGGCGGTTATCTGCGGCGTGATTATCTCGGCGCTGGTGTTTGCCTGGCAGCATGCACGCATTACCATCGTAGAGCAGCGGGAAGAAGAGGGCGTGAAGACGTACCGGCTTGAAGGGCCGCTATTCTTTGGTTCGGCTGCCAGCTTTAACGAATTGTTTCACCCGGAGCAGGATTGCGAGGCGGTGGTGATTGATTTTGCCCATACGCGCGTGATGGATTCGAGCGGCGTGGAGGCGATTGATAAACTCACCAGCCGCTACGTGGAGGCGGGACGCAGCGTCCGGCTGCGTCATCTCAGCCGTGACTGCATCAGCCTACTGAAGAAAGCGGGCCCGTTCTGCAGCCATGAGCTGGATGACCCCAACTATCAGGTGGCCGCAGACAGCGACTAATATTGCATCAGGCTTTAAACGCGTGAAGGCGATTCATCGCCTTGAGCTTATCTTCCTTCAGCCAGAGCTCGGTACAGCGGGCAGCCTCATCTATCGCACTGTCGATGAGCGTCTGCTCGGCGGCCTGAGGTTTTCCCAGTACAAATCCCACCACTTTATTACGATCGCCAGGATGCCCGATGCCAATGCGCAGGCGGTGGAAGTCCTGGCTGTTCCCCAGCTTGCTGATGATATCCTTTAGACCGTTGTGCCCGCCATGGCCGCCTCCCTGTTTGAATTTTGCGATGCCGGGAAGCAGGTCCAGCTCATCGTGCGCTACCAGAATCTCTTCCGGCGCGATACGGTAAAAGGTTGCCATCGCGGCGACGGCTTTACCGCTCAGGTTCATAAAGGTGGTGGGCACCAGCAGGCGGACATCGTTGCCACTCAGGTTCAGGCGGGCGGTGTAGCCGTAGAATTTGCTCTCTTCCTTTAGGGACTGGTTGTGTCGTTCAGCCAGGAGATCAACGTACCAGGCTCCGGCGTTGTGGCGGGTTGCGGCATATTCGGCGCCGGGGTTGGCAAGGCCCACAATCAGTTTAATGCTGCTCACTTGTCTCTGTTCCTGAAGAATGCGTTATCAGGGGGCTAGTGTACCTGGCAGAACGGCAGAACTCAAAGTAACGCGCAGTGATGTGACGAAAGCCACACTAATCGCCCTGCGTGATAATAAG is part of the Erwinia sp. HDF1-3R genome and harbors:
- a CDS encoding SulP family inorganic anion transporter, with amino-acid sequence MFNFSNLKATDVKNDVLAGAVVSVALIPEATAFSLLAGLSPTIGLHTAFILGLVTAFFGGKPGMISGAAGSIIVVLIGLIQTHGYQYVLLATIFAGVIQLAIGLFRLGKFIRLVPQPAIYGFVNGLAIVIALAQIPMIKHQGPVMYGLVALAMLIVWLFPKFTRVIPGSLAALIAISAIAIGFGLDTKRVGDLADISGTLPFFHLPEAPLSWATLKVVLPYSVIIALVGLIESLLTLAVLDDMGSKKGNGNRECVAQGIGNTLCGFFGSFAGCAMIGQSIINFTSGGRGRISNLVGAVLLILFVISLSKYIALLPVAALAGIMFVVCINTFEWTSLRRLKRMPKPDAVIMVAVTLVTIYTDLAMAVICGVIISALVFAWQHARITIVEQREEEGVKTYRLEGPLFFGSAASFNELFHPEQDCEAVVIDFAHTRVMDSSGVEAIDKLTSRYVEAGRSVRLRHLSRDCISLLKKAGPFCSHELDDPNYQVAADSD
- the pth gene encoding aminoacyl-tRNA hydrolase; translation: MSSIKLIVGLANPGAEYAATRHNAGAWYVDLLAERHNQSLKEESKFYGYTARLNLSGNDVRLLVPTTFMNLSGKAVAAMATFYRIAPEEILVAHDELDLLPGIAKFKQGGGHGGHNGLKDIISKLGNSQDFHRLRIGIGHPGDRNKVVGFVLGKPQAAEQTLIDSAIDEAARCTELWLKEDKLKAMNRLHAFKA